Proteins co-encoded in one Echeneis naucrates chromosome 22, fEcheNa1.1, whole genome shotgun sequence genomic window:
- the mtres1 gene encoding mitochondrial transcription rescue factor 1 isoform X1, which yields MGPKEENNVGVVFFQSLSAAPNMQNLVVQAIAMRQLGKLNSRHLLAAGYGLRQTEWCPRTIHTRQLWGCSAFPAPGCRRDPVRGWSVHHLRFKSSKKKAVRAAQEEEEEEDGPVDSDYEDAVDEDPNKPKDYKDMENYVQSFRYDIIMKAGLDITRNKIEDAFYKNKLWLNGHKLTKKSTTVKVGDTLDMVLLENQEENTVTLMRVILRKVFAEVSSTNKYKVAIRRWKNVQLPKDEAFKS from the exons ATGGGTCCAAAGGAGGAGAATAATGTAGGTGTCGTGTTTTTCCAGTCCCTGAGTGCGGCACCAAACATGCAGAACCTGGTGGTGCAGGCCATCGCCATGAGGCAGCTGGGGAAGCTGAACTCCCGCCACCTGCTGGCTGCTGGCTATGGACTGAGACAGACTGAATGGTGTCCCAGGACCATCCATACCCGCCAGCTGTGGGGCTGCTCTGCCTTCCCCGCGCCGGGCTGTCGCAGGGACCCAGTGAGGGGCTGGTCTGTCCATCATCTGAGGTTCAAAAGCAGCAAGAAGAAAGCTGTTAGGGcagcacaggaggaggaggaggaggaagatggccCGGTGGACAGTGATTATGAAGACGCGGTGGATGAGGACCCGAATAAACCCAAGGACTATAAAGACATGGAAAACTATGTGCAGTCTTTCCGGTATGATATCATCATGAAGGCTGGCCTGGACATTACGCGCAA TAAAATTGAAGATGCCTTTTATAAGAACAAGCTATGGCTTAACGGGCACAAACTCACCAAGAAAAGTACAACT GTGAAAGTTGGGGATACCTTGGACATGGTGCTGTTGGAGAACCAAGAAGAAAACACTGTTACCTTGATGAGAGTCATCCTCAGAAAGGTTTTTGCTGAAGTCAGCAGTACAAATAAGTACAAAGTTGCAATCAGGCGCTGGAAAAATGTACAGCTTCCCAAAGATGAAGCCTTTAAATCATGA
- the mtres1 gene encoding mitochondrial transcription rescue factor 1 isoform X2: MQNLVVQAIAMRQLGKLNSRHLLAAGYGLRQTEWCPRTIHTRQLWGCSAFPAPGCRRDPVRGWSVHHLRFKSSKKKAVRAAQEEEEEEDGPVDSDYEDAVDEDPNKPKDYKDMENYVQSFRYDIIMKAGLDITRNKIEDAFYKNKLWLNGHKLTKKSTTVKVGDTLDMVLLENQEENTVTLMRVILRKVFAEVSSTNKYKVAIRRWKNVQLPKDEAFKS, translated from the exons ATGCAGAACCTGGTGGTGCAGGCCATCGCCATGAGGCAGCTGGGGAAGCTGAACTCCCGCCACCTGCTGGCTGCTGGCTATGGACTGAGACAGACTGAATGGTGTCCCAGGACCATCCATACCCGCCAGCTGTGGGGCTGCTCTGCCTTCCCCGCGCCGGGCTGTCGCAGGGACCCAGTGAGGGGCTGGTCTGTCCATCATCTGAGGTTCAAAAGCAGCAAGAAGAAAGCTGTTAGGGcagcacaggaggaggaggaggaggaagatggccCGGTGGACAGTGATTATGAAGACGCGGTGGATGAGGACCCGAATAAACCCAAGGACTATAAAGACATGGAAAACTATGTGCAGTCTTTCCGGTATGATATCATCATGAAGGCTGGCCTGGACATTACGCGCAA TAAAATTGAAGATGCCTTTTATAAGAACAAGCTATGGCTTAACGGGCACAAACTCACCAAGAAAAGTACAACT GTGAAAGTTGGGGATACCTTGGACATGGTGCTGTTGGAGAACCAAGAAGAAAACACTGTTACCTTGATGAGAGTCATCCTCAGAAAGGTTTTTGCTGAAGTCAGCAGTACAAATAAGTACAAAGTTGCAATCAGGCGCTGGAAAAATGTACAGCTTCCCAAAGATGAAGCCTTTAAATCATGA
- the bend3 gene encoding BEN domain-containing protein 3 isoform X2 yields the protein MNFSEHGDVSEEAMLEKEYKHVQDVKEEKEDYAICKQQEGGGSPGATEAGKRTSAEIGPDTDRSTSSKRARVSCEMRRHLIDDSNTHEPLCLTTTGERRDCIQEKSRASYRKPLFSISHRISEKRNTPSLELQASHSAGNQLGHSSILSSKLQSPDTNGQFETLLTTDSSDQASTTNSSLYPLIEKMFFILNTLNTSMTQLHSKVDLLTLEVMRIKKQIKPADMVTEFQPPPEYLLTSDELNQLMEQTSGAGELGCRLLVHLFPELFKVRECSHECMASKRTLESLHLQLIRNYVEVCYPSVKNNSVWQEECLLQINDFFNRFWAQRDMESARLLRKQTITSAGIKAEHPQTYRFINEQGQEEHIALDNQQSSLAASDLAFSTQTTEELDEFSSPEDLIIFLMHRLFPEVFEGKMSEGSSSLGSVGQLILDSDKMEILRKYMEANFPDVPEDSWLQVCIQHMEDALEGPHSNGNGSEPDNMNDESYDLASLPEDISIIKVPEVGDFERPSRKSKKSLLTPVNFDNLEIPLPDFTVPQEYLLSREQLKNNYECSLSIGNFASRLLVLMFPELFTHENTRKQYNCSGSLGKKQLDPVRVNLIRHYVQLVYPRAKNDRVWMLEFVGKLDERCRRRDTEQRRSYLQQRKVYGQESEQDFLCQLNQLNPDNIREDPDIHSLPPEKSSKDFCKIPLDELTVSKPDFPVPSVYLLSDSEVREIVQQSLSVGNFAARLLVRLFPELFTPENLRLQYNHSGACNKKQLDPVRLRLIRHYVEAVYPVDKMEEVWHYECVPSIDERCRRPNRKKCDILKKAKRSSIVS from the exons ATGAATTTCTCTGAGCATGGGGATGTTTCAGAAGAAGCAATGCTTGAGAAAG AATATAAGCATGTCCAGGACGttaaggaggagaaagaggattATGCAATTTGCAAGCAACAAGAAGGTGGAGGATCTCCTGGGGCTACCGAGGCTGGTAAGCGTACATCTGCAGAGATAGGCCCTGATACAGACCGATCTACCAGCAGCAAGAGAGCCCGGGTCTCCTGTGAG ATGAGGAGGCACTTGATAGATGACAGCAACACACACGAGCCTCTTTGCCTCACTACCacgggagagaggagggattgCATTCAGGAGAAATCCAGAGCTTCCTATAGAAAGCCTCTCTTCAGCATCTCCCACAGGATCTCAGAGAAGAGGAACACTCCAAGCCTGGAGCTGCAGGCTAGTCACAGTGCTGGAAATCAGCTCGGCCACAGCAGCATCCTCTCCTCCAAGCTCCAAAGTCCAGACACAAATGGCCAATTTGAAACTCTCCTCACCACAGATAGTTCAGACCAAGCCTCAACAACAAACTCTAGCCTTTATCCACTGATTGAAAAAATGTTCTTCATTCTCAATACCCTCAATACAAGCATGACTCAACTGCATAGCAAAGTGGATTTACTCACCCTTGAAGTCATGCGGATAAAAAAGCAGATCAAACCAgctgacatggtgacagagttCCAGCCTCCACCTGAATATCTTCTAACAAGTGATGAACTCAATCAGCTGATGGAGCAGACATCCGGTGCTGGAGAGCTTGGGTGTCGACTGCTGGTCCATCTCTTTCCGGAGCTATTCAAAGTCAGGGAGTGCTCTCATGAATGCATGGCCAGCAAGAGAACACTGGAGTCTTTACACCTGCAGCTGATCCGAAATTATGTTGAGGTTTGCTACCCTTCGGTCAAGAACAATAGTGTCTGGCAGGAAGAATGTCTCCTTCAGATAAATGACTTCTTTAATCGCTTCTGGGCACAGAGGGACATGGAAAGCGCACGGCTGCTCAGGAAGCAGACAATCACAAGTGCTGGGATAAAAGCTGAGCATCCTCAAACCTACCGTTTTATTAATGAGCAGGGTCAGGAGGAGCACATCGCTCTAGATAACCAGCAAAGTAGCCTGGCCGCATCAGACCTAGCTTTCAGTACTCAGACCACAGAGGAGCTCGATGAGTTTTCCTCCCCTGAGGACttgattatttttcttatgCACCGTCTTTTCCCCGAGGTGTTTGAGGGGAAGATGTCTGAAGGCTCCAGTAGTCTTGGTAGTGTGGGGCAGCTAATTCTGGATTCTGACAAGATGGAAATATTAAGAAAGTATATGGAAGCAAATTTTCCTGATGTGCCTGAGGACAGCTGGCTCCAGGTCTGCATTCAGCATATGGAGGATGCACTTGAGGGTCCTCACAGTAATGGCAACGGCAGCGAACCTGATAATATGAATGATGAGAGCTATGACCTGGCTAGCCTTCCAGAAGATATTTCTATTATTAAGGTTCCAGAGGTAGGTGATTTTGAAAGGCCAAGCCGCAAATCCAAGAAGTCACTGCTTACACCTGTGAATTTTGACAATCTTGAGATTCCTCTACCAGACTTTACTGTCCCCCAGGAGTACCTCTTGTCCAGggagcagctgaagaacaaCTATGAATGTAGCTTGTCCATTGGGAATTTTGCCTCTCGGCTGCTGGTGCTTATGTTCCCCGAGCTGTTCACGCACGAGAACACACGTAAGCAGTACAACTGCAGTGGATCTCTCGGGAAAAAGCAGCTTGACCCTGTTCGTGTAAACCTGATCCGTCATTATGTACAGTTGGTCTACCCTCGGGCCAAGAATGATCGAGTGTGGATGTTAGAATTTGTGGGCAAACTTGATGAGCGGTGTAGGAGACgtgacacagagcagaggagatcCTACCTGCAGCAACGCAAAGTGTATGGTCAGGAATCAGAGCAGGACTTCCTTTGTCAGCTGAACCAGCTGAATCCAGATAACATCAGAGAAGATCCAGATATTCATTCTTTACctccagagaaaagcagcaaggATTTTTGCAAGATTCCTCTGGATGAACTGACTGTTTCCAAACCTGACTTCCCTGTACCTTCTGTCTACCTGCTCTCAGACTCTGAGGTGCGGGAAATCGTCCAGCAGAGTCTCTCTGTTGGGAACTTTGCTGCCCGTCTGCTGGTGCGCCTCTTCCCTGAGCTCTTCACCCCAGAGAACCTGCGGCTGCAGTACAACCATTCAGGGGCCTGCAACAAGAAGCAGCTGGACCCCGTGCGCCTCAGATTGATCCGTCACTATGTTGAAGCCGTGTATCCTGTGGATAAGATGGAGGAGGTGTGGCACTACGAATGTGTGCCAAGCATTGATGAACGTTGCCGGCGCCCTAATCGCAAGAAGTGTGACATTCTTAAGAAGGCTAAAAGGTCAAGCATTGTGTCGTAG
- the bend3 gene encoding BEN domain-containing protein 3 isoform X1, with protein MLHCERKAVLTAMNFSEHGDVSEEAMLEKEYKHVQDVKEEKEDYAICKQQEGGGSPGATEAGKRTSAEIGPDTDRSTSSKRARVSCEMRRHLIDDSNTHEPLCLTTTGERRDCIQEKSRASYRKPLFSISHRISEKRNTPSLELQASHSAGNQLGHSSILSSKLQSPDTNGQFETLLTTDSSDQASTTNSSLYPLIEKMFFILNTLNTSMTQLHSKVDLLTLEVMRIKKQIKPADMVTEFQPPPEYLLTSDELNQLMEQTSGAGELGCRLLVHLFPELFKVRECSHECMASKRTLESLHLQLIRNYVEVCYPSVKNNSVWQEECLLQINDFFNRFWAQRDMESARLLRKQTITSAGIKAEHPQTYRFINEQGQEEHIALDNQQSSLAASDLAFSTQTTEELDEFSSPEDLIIFLMHRLFPEVFEGKMSEGSSSLGSVGQLILDSDKMEILRKYMEANFPDVPEDSWLQVCIQHMEDALEGPHSNGNGSEPDNMNDESYDLASLPEDISIIKVPEVGDFERPSRKSKKSLLTPVNFDNLEIPLPDFTVPQEYLLSREQLKNNYECSLSIGNFASRLLVLMFPELFTHENTRKQYNCSGSLGKKQLDPVRVNLIRHYVQLVYPRAKNDRVWMLEFVGKLDERCRRRDTEQRRSYLQQRKVYGQESEQDFLCQLNQLNPDNIREDPDIHSLPPEKSSKDFCKIPLDELTVSKPDFPVPSVYLLSDSEVREIVQQSLSVGNFAARLLVRLFPELFTPENLRLQYNHSGACNKKQLDPVRLRLIRHYVEAVYPVDKMEEVWHYECVPSIDERCRRPNRKKCDILKKAKRSSIVS; from the exons atgttgcaCTGTGAGAGAAAGGCCGTGTTAACG gCTATGAATTTCTCTGAGCATGGGGATGTTTCAGAAGAAGCAATGCTTGAGAAAG AATATAAGCATGTCCAGGACGttaaggaggagaaagaggattATGCAATTTGCAAGCAACAAGAAGGTGGAGGATCTCCTGGGGCTACCGAGGCTGGTAAGCGTACATCTGCAGAGATAGGCCCTGATACAGACCGATCTACCAGCAGCAAGAGAGCCCGGGTCTCCTGTGAG ATGAGGAGGCACTTGATAGATGACAGCAACACACACGAGCCTCTTTGCCTCACTACCacgggagagaggagggattgCATTCAGGAGAAATCCAGAGCTTCCTATAGAAAGCCTCTCTTCAGCATCTCCCACAGGATCTCAGAGAAGAGGAACACTCCAAGCCTGGAGCTGCAGGCTAGTCACAGTGCTGGAAATCAGCTCGGCCACAGCAGCATCCTCTCCTCCAAGCTCCAAAGTCCAGACACAAATGGCCAATTTGAAACTCTCCTCACCACAGATAGTTCAGACCAAGCCTCAACAACAAACTCTAGCCTTTATCCACTGATTGAAAAAATGTTCTTCATTCTCAATACCCTCAATACAAGCATGACTCAACTGCATAGCAAAGTGGATTTACTCACCCTTGAAGTCATGCGGATAAAAAAGCAGATCAAACCAgctgacatggtgacagagttCCAGCCTCCACCTGAATATCTTCTAACAAGTGATGAACTCAATCAGCTGATGGAGCAGACATCCGGTGCTGGAGAGCTTGGGTGTCGACTGCTGGTCCATCTCTTTCCGGAGCTATTCAAAGTCAGGGAGTGCTCTCATGAATGCATGGCCAGCAAGAGAACACTGGAGTCTTTACACCTGCAGCTGATCCGAAATTATGTTGAGGTTTGCTACCCTTCGGTCAAGAACAATAGTGTCTGGCAGGAAGAATGTCTCCTTCAGATAAATGACTTCTTTAATCGCTTCTGGGCACAGAGGGACATGGAAAGCGCACGGCTGCTCAGGAAGCAGACAATCACAAGTGCTGGGATAAAAGCTGAGCATCCTCAAACCTACCGTTTTATTAATGAGCAGGGTCAGGAGGAGCACATCGCTCTAGATAACCAGCAAAGTAGCCTGGCCGCATCAGACCTAGCTTTCAGTACTCAGACCACAGAGGAGCTCGATGAGTTTTCCTCCCCTGAGGACttgattatttttcttatgCACCGTCTTTTCCCCGAGGTGTTTGAGGGGAAGATGTCTGAAGGCTCCAGTAGTCTTGGTAGTGTGGGGCAGCTAATTCTGGATTCTGACAAGATGGAAATATTAAGAAAGTATATGGAAGCAAATTTTCCTGATGTGCCTGAGGACAGCTGGCTCCAGGTCTGCATTCAGCATATGGAGGATGCACTTGAGGGTCCTCACAGTAATGGCAACGGCAGCGAACCTGATAATATGAATGATGAGAGCTATGACCTGGCTAGCCTTCCAGAAGATATTTCTATTATTAAGGTTCCAGAGGTAGGTGATTTTGAAAGGCCAAGCCGCAAATCCAAGAAGTCACTGCTTACACCTGTGAATTTTGACAATCTTGAGATTCCTCTACCAGACTTTACTGTCCCCCAGGAGTACCTCTTGTCCAGggagcagctgaagaacaaCTATGAATGTAGCTTGTCCATTGGGAATTTTGCCTCTCGGCTGCTGGTGCTTATGTTCCCCGAGCTGTTCACGCACGAGAACACACGTAAGCAGTACAACTGCAGTGGATCTCTCGGGAAAAAGCAGCTTGACCCTGTTCGTGTAAACCTGATCCGTCATTATGTACAGTTGGTCTACCCTCGGGCCAAGAATGATCGAGTGTGGATGTTAGAATTTGTGGGCAAACTTGATGAGCGGTGTAGGAGACgtgacacagagcagaggagatcCTACCTGCAGCAACGCAAAGTGTATGGTCAGGAATCAGAGCAGGACTTCCTTTGTCAGCTGAACCAGCTGAATCCAGATAACATCAGAGAAGATCCAGATATTCATTCTTTACctccagagaaaagcagcaaggATTTTTGCAAGATTCCTCTGGATGAACTGACTGTTTCCAAACCTGACTTCCCTGTACCTTCTGTCTACCTGCTCTCAGACTCTGAGGTGCGGGAAATCGTCCAGCAGAGTCTCTCTGTTGGGAACTTTGCTGCCCGTCTGCTGGTGCGCCTCTTCCCTGAGCTCTTCACCCCAGAGAACCTGCGGCTGCAGTACAACCATTCAGGGGCCTGCAACAAGAAGCAGCTGGACCCCGTGCGCCTCAGATTGATCCGTCACTATGTTGAAGCCGTGTATCCTGTGGATAAGATGGAGGAGGTGTGGCACTACGAATGTGTGCCAAGCATTGATGAACGTTGCCGGCGCCCTAATCGCAAGAAGTGTGACATTCTTAAGAAGGCTAAAAGGTCAAGCATTGTGTCGTAG
- the LOC115036263 gene encoding transmembrane protein 151B-like, producing the protein MSPPASAAAATESSATTVFEEDTREEQRPLRQSLSKSLCRESFWKCLLLSVLMYGCMGAMVWCHVTKVTRLTFDSEFKGKSMMYHDTPCSDGYIYIPLALLGMLYLVYLVECWHCHVKNELQHKVDVEGIYERIQRMQQAKPCIWWKAISYHYVRRTRQVTRYRNGDAYTSTQVYHERVNTHVAEAEFDYGHCGVKDVSKQLLGLEKSALTKMRFTKCFSFANVESENSYLTQRARFFTDNEGLDDYMEAREGMHLKNIDLKEYVLVLSDPEHHPWYLSHYVFWFASFLTFSWPLRVFTEYRTAYVHYRVEKLFGQDYLPVTPCDDRPYWRRIPRVNTIDSTELEWHIRSNQQLVPSYSEAGLMDLAQCPSSFGGIRQNCERCHRAISCSSVFSRSALSICTGASSRIPFSSSRFSLARRYGSQRSCFWRSGSLDDQESPSENTRCLSERLTTDDEEPPDYEDALCYPVLIVHCSENCHNHRSFHRHGSCVETSL; encoded by the exons ATGTCGCCCCCGGCTTCGGCTGCGGCCGCGACTGAAAGCAGCGCGACCACCGTCTTCGAGGAGGACACCAGAGAGGAG CAAAGACCCCTGAGGCAATCTCTGAGCAAGTCTCTGTGTCGGGAGAGTTTCTGGAAATGCCTCCTCTTGTCTGTTCTAATGTACGGCTGCATGGGAGCCATGGTTTGGTGTCATGTCACCAAGGTGACCCGCCTCACCTTTGACAGCGAATTCAAAGGGAAATCCATGATGTACCATGACACTCCTTGCTCTGATGGCTATATCTACATCCCTCTCGCCCTACTAGGCATGCTCTATTTGGTATATCTCGTGGAGTGTTGGCACTGTCACGTGAAgaatgagctgcagcacaaagtggATGTGGAGGGTATCTATGAGCGAATCCAGAGGATGCAACAAGCTAAACCCTGCATCTGGTGGAAGGCCATAAGCTACCACTATGTTCGCCGTACTCGGCAAGTCACGCGCTACCGCAATGGAGACGCTTACACTAGCACCCAGGTTTACCATGAACGTGTCAACACCCACGTGGCAGAAGCCGAATTCGACTACGGTCACTGTGGCGTCAAAGATGTTTCCAAGCAGCTGCTTGGCTTGGAGAAATCTGCCCTTACGAAGATGCGCTTCACCAAGTGCTTTAGTTTTGCCAACGTAGAGTCTGAGAACTCCTACCTTACACAGAGAGCAAGGTTTTTTACTGACAACGAGGGCCTTGATGACTACATGGAGGCCAGGGAAGGCATGCACCTGAAGAACATTGACCTGAAGGAGTATGTCCTGGTGTTGTCTGATCCAGAGCACCACCCCTGGTATCTTTCCCACTATGTCTTCTGGTTTGCCTCTTTCCTCACGTTCTCCTGGCCTCTCAGAGTCTTCACAGAATACCGCACTGCTTATGTTCACTATCGTGTAGAGAAGCTCTTTGGGCAAGATTACCTGCCCGTGACCCCGTGTGATGATCGGCCATATTGGCGCCGAATCCCTCGTGTTAACACCATTGATAGTACTGAACTGGAGTGGCACATTCGATCCAATCAGCAGCTGGTGCCCAGCTACTCAGAGGCCGGCCTGATGGACTTGGCCCAGTGCCCGTCCAGCTTCGGTGGGATTCGTCAGAATTGTGAGCGTTGCCACAGAGCCATCAGCTGCTCATCAGTGTTCTCCAGGAGCGCACTCAGCATCTGCACTGGAGCCAGCTCCCGCATCCCCTTCAGCAGCAGTCGGTTTTCCCTGGCCCGACGCTATGGCTCCCAACGCAGCTGCTTCTGGAGGAGCGGCAGTTTGGATGACCAGGAGAGCCCCAGTGAAAATACCCGCTGTCTATCAGAGCGTCTCACCACAGATGACGAGGAACCGCCAGACTATGAGGATGCACTTTGCTACCCAGTGCTCATTGTCCACTGCAGCGAGAACTGCCACAACCACAGGTCATTCCACAGACACGGCTCCTGCGTGGAGACTTCATTATGA